The Lytechinus pictus isolate F3 Inbred chromosome 15, Lp3.0, whole genome shotgun sequence genome contains a region encoding:
- the LOC129277298 gene encoding uncharacterized protein LOC129277298, translated as MVAEAGEIQVESFPKAITGKPPSKCAEKLTAKKAVVLARKSSRRNKSQTKPNLTNSDNDTDIDSDKKEKKRKKFQPAPWLCENMGVQSAAPIRSFLDDAIAFMEGKEQPSEGCYNRYDESGFNFDEYERVMFHPVRLKRKTCLMHRVKTNPKIKNYATKCKLQDKVIVQGKKVVINNGVMSRLSAQDEEITIIKERRNDRTSRKLDRLGIPRYSEWVPKESQTAENASTAKTKPNYTRAKRPRRGIQVAFRKPRWTPEQKEQRVYIPHEFELVTAQVDHDDPDEANLLCFLLDLQHREMTPEDYDMLLQLDDKIAPKTIEGAKLASLRTVTVVDVATDGPGKGIPWEDSQCAVCMEPYEQNQTVKFLPCEHFFHSNCIEMWLNNSGNTCPLDGLEL; from the coding sequence atggTTGCTGAAGCAGGAGAAATACAGGTGGAAAGTTTCCCCAAAGCCATCACTGGGAAACCACCTTCGAAATGTGCTGAAAAACTTACTGCCAAAAAAGCGGTGGTGTTGGCTCGCAAATCCAGTAGGAGAAATAAATCTCAGACTAAACCAAATCTAACGAATTCAGACAATGATACTGACATCGACAGTGacaagaaggagaaaaaaaggaagaaatttcAACCAGCTCCATGGTTGTGTGAAAACATGGGCGTTCAATCGGCAGCCCCAATTCGTTCCTTTTTGGATGACGCAATTGCCTTTATGGAAGGGAAAGAGCAGCCAAGTGAGGGCTGTTACAACAGGTATGATGAATCAGGATTTAACTTTGACGAGTATGAACGTGTCATGTTCCATCCAGTGAGATTAAAAAGGAAAACATGTTTAATGCACCGAGTGAAGACTAATCCCAAGATTAAGAATTATGCTACAAAATGCAAATTACAAGACAAGGTAATTGTGCAAGGGAAGAAGGTTGTGATTAATAATGGTGTGATGTCTCGACTTAGTGCACAGGATGAGGAGATCACAATAATCAAAGAACGACGAAATGACAGGACTTCTCGGAAGCTCGATCGCCTTGGTATACCAAGATACAGTGAATGGGTGCCAAAGGAGTCACAGACGGCTGAAAATGCATCGACGGCAAAAACGAAGCCAAATTACACCCGCGCAAAAAGGCCACGAAGGGGAATTCAAGTTGCCTTTCggaaacctcgctggaccccagAGCAGAAGGAGCAGCGAGTTTACATCCCACACGAGTTCGAGCTCGTGACCGCTCAAGTGGACCACGATGACCCCGATGAAGCGAATCTCTTGTGCTTCCTCCTTGACCTACAGCATCGAGAGATGACACCCGAGGACTACGACATGCTCCTCCAACTCGACGACAAGATCGCGCCGAAGACCATCGAAGGCGCCAAGCTGGCCTCCCTCCGAACCGTGACCGTGGTCGATGTCGCGACCGACGGCCCAGGCAAGGGTATTCCCTGGGAAGATTCGCAGTGTGCGGTCTGCATGGAACCGTATGAACAGAACCAAACAGTTAAATTCTTGCCGTGTGAACACTTCTTCCATTCGAACTGTATTGAGATGTGGCTGAATAACAGTGGTAATACCTGCCCATTGGACGGACTAGAACTATGA
- the LOC129278362 gene encoding uncharacterized protein LOC129278362, whose translation MADPEEFPGRITRLDKNYANISVTGKPGTSRLDTSSARRITGSYVGDLRDILEPNARLKVRVVPMSEEALSKIPDRIRNAVRRNSQWEVKFFRKDVEPAPQPSRFDAPEKHFTDLSYSLNIPRDAIGRIISALLQVTQMLNNTSLQKLLPLVKSHFKVKNIPNIGQHLAAEKDLERIVLSFPQYFTISSRPPVVKRSCGFSEEVFNPAVTKKALEIQPVRTKGNKSKPSGATASAASSPVEIKDVLKCTQIIESVSDCNRVLDPILDKAKREIVVIGLDCEGVRLGTSKGCLTLVQISTSDGKAFLFDAYKNPSLLQGNSSLKKILEDNNILKVIHDCKSDTYSLHHGFDVKLTNVFDTSIAMRTLMEQLNRCRSYRVGFNALHELLGEGASHKDDDFVKKMLETPDFWKIRPLTDEMIYYASSDALALVPSIYLKINGMLTPLWRELFTWSCKDTMESIQKPKQQGHSHGNRQAASRTRPASSQSRQQRAAFLSYGDDFDDDPLF comes from the exons ATGGCAGATCCCGAAGAATTTCCTGGTCGCATTACGCGACTTGACAAAAATTATGCGAACATTTCAGTAACGGGAAAGCCTGGAACTTCCCGCCTGGACACGTCCTCTGCTCGCCGCATCACAGGGTCGTACGTGGGAGACCTCCGTGACATCCTGGAACCCAATGCCCGACTGAAGGTTCGGGTTGTTCCCATGTCAGAGGAGGCGCTCTCCAAGATCCCTGATCGCATTCGGAATGCTGTCAGAAGGAATTCCCAATGGGAAGTAAAGTTTTTCAGGAAAGACGTCGAGCCAGCACCGCAGCCAAGCCGGTTCGACGCCCCAGAGAAGCATTTCACAGATCTCAGCTATTCCCTTAACATACCTCGGGATGCTATCGGCAGGATCATCTCGGCATTGCTGCAAGTCACGCAGATGCTCAACAACACAAGTCTTCAGAAGCTTCTCCCTCTTGTGAAATCGCATTTCAAAGTCAAGAATATCCCCAACATCGGCCAGCATTTAGCAGCAGAAAAGGATCTTGAAAGGATCGTCCTCTCATTTCCACAATATTTCACGATCTCATCAAGGCCCCCGGTCGTGAAGCGATCTTGTGGGTTCAGCGAGGAAGTTTTCAACCCAGCAGTCACCAAGAAAGCCCTTGAGATACAACCCGTTCGCACTAAGGGAAATAAAAGCAAACCTTCCGGAGCAACAGCCTCAGCAGCCAGTAGTCCTGTTGAAATAAAAG atGTGCTGAAATGCACTCAAATCATCGAATCTGTGTCGGATTGTAACCGAGTTCTTGATCCGATTCTTGACAAGGCGAAGAGGGAGATCGTGGTCATTGGTCTCGATTGTGAAGGGGTAAGACTGG GGACGTCCAAGGGATGCCTGACTCTTGTTCAGATCTCCACCTCGGACGGGAAAGCGTTCCTCTTCGATGCTTACAAGAATCCCAGTCTCCTTCAAGGAAATTCCAGTCTAAAGAAGATACTAGAAGACAACAATATATTGAAG GTGATCCATGACTGCAAAAGTGACACATACTCGCTGCATCATGGGTTTGATGTAAAGCTTACGAACGTTTTTGACACTTCT ATTGCGATGCGTACATTGATGGAGCAACTAAACAGGTGCCGATCCTACAGAGTCGGCTTCAACGCTCTTCATGAGCTACTCGGAGAAGGCGCTTCACACAAAGACGATGACTTCGTCAAGAAGATGCTGGAGACTCCTGACTTTTGGAAGATTCGACCGTTGACAGACGAGATGATCTACTACGCTTCATCGGACGCATTGGCTTTGGTTCCCAGCAtttacctcaaaatcaatgG AATGCTGACACCACTTTGGCGGGAACTATTCACATGGTCCTGCAAAGACACCATGGAAAGTATCCAGAAACCCAAGCAACAGGGACATAGTCATGGTAACAGACAGGCAGCATCAAGAACCAGACCAGCTAGTTCACAAAGCCGACAGCAGAGAGCTGCATTTCTCTCTTACGGCGATGATTTCGATGACGATCCATTGTTTTAG